In one window of Methanosarcina vacuolata Z-761 DNA:
- a CDS encoding DUF7286 family protein, which translates to MVGKSSNDFSSFIEDSSAYIPYAVIGIFILLAATFTSTYLLKIDSKVAETIYTTENSDPRQDAINLASFDLARCLNYAGMEALEWQGEHPVILPEGDAVSRLSEDGFMVIPKNQNLEREDTLQISINLPSDIWGKIESLWKNRDILLIVNDSSGREIKTVNYGQATGFFQKVSLEEAVKIPDSATSGYASIELYYGDELKASDWFVIEVSPVKDITADAFNTLLSTNYQGNSHTFREYAINVEPDIEPEQIRIRKVTGSLQREISPTDKNYTIYYVFEIPALNYTLVNLESGESFNSSMKLSTLITSREPLLEELVREYETELGNSSRLDSTSNLVLGATNLRTFIYGPWQHYANGPLNILTNPALSSSINGATLYTQKRIFDSVDPLALTYTSYYNGKVLYEDIFNSRRENKGLSLNSSLNSTSLNNSVSAYEMDKGVNLTTTYDSLAQNKSFSLDIEKSIDESLKATNTSFEDLSKSSKIELSASDYTDGVLDGWVFNDHVWTEKNPDLIHSVTDSVYTASVQGQVLRDGFDSPDPMSSLITANFDPESVSFSGQTVRWYSRYYASGTHRGSLVPSYSWNYPIQVSYSESLNPSIDPPEGDVTSWSVTSASVSLNSVDITDVKIEPHFSYVSNDTLMVENRSEGYLDREYHVFDWRIRYDISYKIRTNWKIDYAYDYTYRWKTREQLPDGNYTTVTHSDTSSGSDSQTASKINIVSLSHAETEAENLTIIYHKCPPAGGYSGLLTYSDPIEREYRETTLYLNSTGNNDIENSIENSIDNSTDNGTTKTERFDPCCSDAADKYRDAYLDLREIESMFWAYPDGKYLTKHAVNCDIPSWLHRIMAEEVLSMLDSVEKDNPSFNYSLLDSPGQDPTALQVETAEKLVVELEKDRDAYVNKEQYLTPSGTMYASSDSARYIAKSEAYSKLLEDIDQKNRKLDSDLNSYILKALEKKGLDTGLLDSVTSGPMTLFNNPAIEKAASVLGKDMGIISTMTVTGQPESKYNWTENLTLIVDQKPNYLYHDPDFDLRKEYEWTDTMSGKTIYPLGVRNTCVFTTGISEEIGDIIASSDEYVKTEMAQQISQSISNLNAEVFLLEQNLSEQNISLDTTRLDTEVYNLKHMYAQEMRSQILENVVQEVSSNPVISDCIEDSRIREVTTTYLNGLSDNEILKKSTTDELAVELAFIMKTEIRDSNPPVEPDELEAILNRVDTDIKIGVADGICAVTVNKGEVIDTGFGKIDNELKNLANETADRYSGEIGDKISKKLDGTMASVPCGLPVLPPHWIFTVNVWTYEIVGKYQVFTVIDNDNEVIPEPYFGHKGQKYVREKQSITLNENYLGENKPITFRFNGYASTIVGPGPKGVGDKVKGMTEESTGYQALLLENGG; encoded by the coding sequence ATGGTCGGGAAGTCCTCTAACGATTTTTCATCTTTCATTGAAGATAGCAGTGCCTATATACCCTATGCAGTGATTGGAATTTTCATTTTGCTTGCTGCAACCTTTACTTCAACATATCTTTTAAAAATAGATAGCAAAGTAGCTGAAACCATTTATACGACCGAGAATAGTGATCCCAGGCAGGATGCCATCAACCTCGCCTCGTTCGACCTTGCTCGCTGCCTCAATTATGCAGGAATGGAAGCCCTTGAATGGCAGGGAGAACACCCTGTAATCCTGCCTGAAGGCGATGCTGTTAGCAGGCTTTCGGAAGACGGTTTTATGGTAATCCCAAAAAACCAGAACCTCGAAAGAGAGGATACACTTCAGATTTCTATAAATCTGCCTTCCGATATCTGGGGCAAGATCGAATCCCTCTGGAAAAACCGGGATATTCTGCTGATTGTCAACGACTCTTCAGGCCGCGAAATCAAGACTGTGAACTACGGCCAGGCAACCGGTTTTTTCCAGAAGGTCTCACTTGAGGAAGCCGTAAAAATTCCGGATTCCGCAACCTCGGGATACGCTTCAATTGAACTTTATTACGGGGATGAACTCAAAGCCTCTGACTGGTTCGTGATTGAAGTAAGCCCTGTAAAAGATATCACAGCAGACGCTTTTAACACGCTGCTTTCTACAAACTACCAGGGAAACAGCCACACTTTCAGGGAATATGCAATTAATGTGGAACCTGATATAGAACCCGAACAGATAAGAATAAGAAAAGTAACCGGAAGTCTGCAGCGTGAAATCTCACCTACTGACAAAAATTACACTATTTATTATGTTTTTGAAATTCCTGCCCTGAACTATACTCTTGTTAACCTTGAATCCGGAGAAAGTTTCAATAGTAGTATGAAGCTTTCCACACTGATCACGTCAAGGGAACCTCTTCTCGAAGAACTTGTCCGGGAGTACGAAACCGAGCTTGGAAACTCTTCGAGGCTTGACTCGACATCAAATTTAGTGCTGGGAGCAACAAACCTGAGGACTTTTATCTATGGCCCCTGGCAGCATTATGCAAACGGCCCTCTGAATATCCTGACCAATCCTGCACTTTCAAGTTCAATCAATGGGGCTACACTTTATACCCAGAAGAGAATTTTTGATTCGGTTGACCCTCTGGCTCTTACCTACACAAGCTACTATAATGGAAAAGTCCTCTACGAAGACATTTTCAATTCCAGAAGAGAGAATAAAGGTTTAAGCTTGAATTCCAGCTTGAACTCTACCAGTCTTAACAACTCAGTTTCGGCTTACGAAATGGATAAAGGTGTAAACCTGACAACGACTTACGATTCGCTTGCCCAGAATAAATCCTTCTCTCTGGATATTGAAAAAAGTATAGATGAATCCCTTAAAGCGACAAACACTTCTTTTGAAGACCTCTCCAAAAGTTCAAAAATCGAACTTTCAGCATCCGATTATACTGATGGGGTTCTTGACGGCTGGGTCTTCAACGATCATGTGTGGACAGAGAAAAATCCTGACCTCATCCATTCGGTCACGGACAGCGTTTATACCGCATCAGTCCAGGGACAGGTCCTGAGAGATGGCTTTGATTCTCCAGACCCGATGAGCTCTCTAATCACTGCAAATTTTGACCCGGAATCAGTTTCGTTCAGCGGGCAAACCGTCAGGTGGTATTCGAGATATTATGCATCCGGAACGCACAGGGGGTCTCTTGTGCCGTCTTATTCCTGGAATTATCCAATCCAAGTTTCTTACTCCGAATCCTTAAACCCTTCAATTGACCCTCCTGAAGGAGATGTAACCAGCTGGTCGGTCACATCGGCATCTGTCAGCCTGAACTCGGTTGATATAACCGATGTGAAGATTGAACCTCATTTCTCCTACGTAAGTAACGATACTCTTATGGTCGAAAACCGAAGCGAAGGCTACCTGGATAGGGAATATCACGTTTTTGACTGGAGAATAAGGTACGATATATCCTACAAAATAAGGACAAATTGGAAAATAGACTATGCTTACGATTATACCTACAGATGGAAAACCAGGGAACAGTTGCCTGATGGAAACTACACAACTGTGACGCATTCTGATACGTCAAGTGGCTCGGATTCCCAAACTGCAAGCAAAATCAATATCGTATCCCTTTCTCATGCCGAAACCGAAGCTGAAAACCTAACAATAATTTACCACAAATGTCCTCCAGCGGGCGGCTATTCCGGTTTGTTGACTTATTCTGACCCTATCGAGCGGGAATACCGGGAAACAACCCTCTATTTGAACAGTACAGGCAATAACGACATAGAAAATAGCATAGAAAATAGCATAGACAACAGCACAGACAACGGTACAACTAAAACCGAAAGGTTTGACCCATGCTGTTCCGATGCTGCCGACAAATACAGAGATGCATATCTGGATTTAAGAGAAATAGAAAGCATGTTCTGGGCTTATCCTGATGGAAAATATTTAACCAAACATGCTGTTAATTGCGATATCCCATCATGGTTACACCGAATTATGGCAGAAGAAGTACTTTCAATGCTGGATTCGGTGGAAAAGGACAATCCATCCTTCAATTATTCTCTTCTTGATTCTCCCGGCCAGGACCCAACAGCCCTTCAGGTAGAAACTGCGGAAAAACTTGTTGTGGAACTGGAAAAAGACCGGGACGCTTACGTAAATAAAGAACAGTACCTAACGCCGTCAGGAACAATGTACGCTTCAAGTGACTCGGCCAGGTACATTGCAAAAAGTGAAGCGTACAGCAAGCTGCTTGAGGATATCGACCAGAAAAACCGTAAACTGGATTCTGACCTCAACTCCTATATCCTCAAAGCCCTTGAGAAAAAAGGCCTTGATACCGGTCTGCTTGACAGCGTGACCTCAGGTCCTATGACCCTTTTTAATAATCCTGCAATCGAGAAGGCTGCTTCGGTTCTGGGGAAGGACATGGGTATAATCTCGACAATGACCGTCACCGGCCAGCCGGAAAGCAAATACAACTGGACAGAAAATCTGACCCTGATCGTTGACCAGAAACCGAACTATCTATACCATGACCCTGATTTTGACCTGAGGAAGGAATACGAATGGACTGACACAATGAGCGGAAAAACGATTTACCCCCTGGGTGTCCGGAATACCTGCGTTTTCACAACCGGCATTTCCGAGGAAATTGGAGATATTATTGCCTCAAGCGATGAGTACGTAAAAACTGAAATGGCACAGCAGATCAGCCAGAGTATTTCCAACCTGAACGCAGAAGTTTTCCTGCTTGAACAGAACCTCAGCGAGCAGAATATTTCGCTGGATACAACTCGTCTTGACACGGAAGTTTATAACCTGAAACACATGTATGCGCAGGAAATGAGGTCTCAAATTCTTGAAAATGTAGTTCAAGAGGTTAGTTCAAACCCTGTTATTTCCGACTGCATAGAGGATAGTCGAATCAGGGAAGTCACGACAACTTACCTTAACGGGCTTTCGGACAATGAAATTCTCAAAAAATCTACAACGGATGAACTGGCAGTTGAACTTGCTTTTATAATGAAAACGGAAATTCGAGATTCAAACCCGCCTGTTGAACCTGATGAACTTGAAGCTATTCTGAACAGAGTAGACACCGATATTAAAATCGGAGTTGCAGATGGGATCTGCGCAGTTACAGTAAACAAAGGTGAGGTTATCGACACTGGTTTCGGGAAAATCGATAACGAGCTGAAAAATCTGGCAAATGAAACTGCTGATAGATATTCCGGTGAAATCGGAGACAAAATTTCAAAAAAACTGGATGGGACGATGGCATCTGTTCCATGTGGGTTGCCGGTATTGCCGCCACACTGGATTTTTACGGTTAATGTGTGGACTTATGAAATTGTGGGAAAATATCAGGTATTTACTGTTATTGATAACGATAATGAAGTGATTCCTGAACCTTATTTTGGGCATAAAGGGCAGAAGTACGTTAGAGAAAAGCAATCGATTACTCTTAACGAAAATTATCTCGGTGAAAATAAGCCAATTACTTTTAGGTTCAACGGTTACGCTTCAACAATCGTTGGTCCTGGTCCCAAAGGTGTAGGAGACAAAGTGAAAGGTATGACAGAAGAGTCCACGGGTTATCAAGCTCTATTACTCGAAAA